TTGTTttgtaaatacatattatatctcAATTTCTTGTCTAGGTTCAAATTCAGCTGTTAGCATGGAACTTTCAGAACCTGTTGGTAAGAAAATTTCTGACCATATTAATACAGTAATATGAAACCCTTTCAGGATGTAAGGTGCAAATGTAAGTGTCGTGGTTTATTGTAATGCCTGCATTTAAAACTGACTTTGAGTCTTTGCTGTTGGGATTTAGAAAGCAGGACTGGGTGGCCGTGAGCACTGCCGTGATACCCCGAGCGATACCCTGAGTGATAACTCCGAGTGACCGCAGATGGGAAAGCTGAGTGGAAGAGCAGTAAAGGCAGTTGAAGGACTTGTGCTTATTCCATGTCCTTTgtgaaaattttccttcctttttgcaaCCTTGTTACTCTAAAGGGTGTCGGATTCCCCAAGTCATTGATAAAGTTGATACCAAATGActtgcagagggaaaagcaaaggtATTATAAGTCGCACGTTCCGATTTTaaacttttcctgttttctttgtcAGGACATCCTGACACTGGAATCCCTGGGCCCTTAGGAACGGGACATCTCCTGTTTCCAGTTTGTCCTTATGGAAATGAAGCTTTGTTAAAATAGCAGTCTCTCAGAGTCTCTGAGTCAGCTCTGATGTCAGCAGTGGGGCTGACTTGAAAGCTGTGATCCTTTTCTGTTGTGAAAGAGATTTTCCTGCTTATGTTTCACTAGATGTTAGGAAATAGAGCTAAATATGCAAAGTTCTATTTGTTGTTTAAAGGCATCTGTGTTTTACAGTACAGATTGTAAGTCTTTTTCAGAATACTAAGTTAAATGTCTTATTTCAGTAGAAAATGGGGAGACAGAAATGTCCCCGGAAGAATCATGGGagcacaaagaagaaataagtgaagcagagttAGGGGGTGGTTCCTTGGGAGATGGAAGACCCCCAGAGGAGGGCACCCAAGAAatgatggaggaggaagaggaaataccAAAACCTAAATCTGTGGTCGCACCCCCTGGGGCTCCTAAAAAAGAACACGTAAATGTGGTATTCATCGGACACGTAGGTAAGTTGCACTCCTCTGCAATGAAGCAATGACCTGTCGTTAGCTACATCGAACAGCTACCTGGAGATGTTTATTGGAACTGAACAGAATTAATgtgaaatgttttgattttttaactcGCTAGATTTTTTTAGCTGACAAAATATCGCCAGCGCTTTTgttggacaaataaataattgtgtAATGGCATGGAAGCTGGAAGAAAATAAGCTTCAGTATATTTGTATGGGATGCACAATGGTTTGTAGACCCCCCCCAATGGTGGCTAATCATATTATGACATCTGGTAATTAATATCCTAGAAAACGGGCCTGTTGTTCTGTGTGAACTTCAGTTAATGTGTTAATTTTATGAGCTTCATCTAACCTAGTTTTAATTTTGTgtgatgaagaaaataatttggagTGACTTCTGGATGTTTGTCAGATAACCGGTTTagcacaaaacaaaaccctatttAATTTGCTCAGATGTTGTCTGACCATCTGACTTAGGCCCAGAATCATGAGAAGGGAACACAGAATCATGTGtccttttttgtttcccttagTCTCTGCTTTCTCCTGGATATAATGCTACACCATACTACTTTTTTAGTAGCAAGAACTCCTTTGAAATTTGTAAAGGAACATCTGTATTTGCTAATATTAGTGAAAGGCAGACTACCTAAATGTAGTTCACAGCCCTTTGGCTACTTTTGCTCTCCCCTGAGATTCCCCTTGGgtaatttatattcttttgctGCTGTGCTTTGAGCTGAAGGTCAAAGAGCAGTCTGTTGAAAAAGTCTGCTTATCAGTAAAGTAGTTCTATCAGTATAAGTCATTGTTGGGTGCAAGAGGTCTTGGCAGCTTCTTTTACAACtgaaattatgtaattatatgtgCTAATTGGTAATAGTGCACATAGCAGGGTtcttgggggggggttgttttgttttgtttttcctttatgccTGTAGTTTGCACATTATTGATATTGTTGTTCCTTTTAGATGCTGGCAAGTCAACCATTGGAGGACAAATAATgtaagtctgtattttttttttttttaagattttatttatttatttgacagagagaaatcacaagtagtcggagaggcaggcagagagagagagagagggaagcaggctccctgccgagcagagagcccgatgtgggactcgatcccaggaccccgagatcatgacctgagccgaaggcagtggcttaacccactgagccacccaggcgccccaagtctgtattttttgtcaaataatagAGTTAACTTGATTGAATGAATTTTGGGCATTGTAAACATACAGTCCTACAACGGAGATAAAACAGGTCTCCAGAAAATGCTATAAAGACCTTAAACTGTAAGGAAAGGTGatgttaagggacgcctgggtggctcagttggttggacgactgccttcggctcaggtcatgatcccggagtcccgggatcgagtcctgcattgggctcccagctgcatggggagtctgcttctccctctgaccttctcctcactcatgctctctctcactgtctctctcaaataaataaataaaatctttaaaaaaaaaaagaaagaaaagaaaggtgatgTTAAGAAGGAATTTTTGCAGTGTGATAATTGCTAGTATTTTTTGATAGATTTTAGGTATTCcctaaaattcttttattatcGCTGTCAGACTCTTCTGGAACATTAAGTATATTTACGAAGGctgtattttagatttttaaaaaattaaagctaatataggggcgcctgggtggctcaggtcatgatcccaggattctgagatcaaatccctacatcgagctctctgctcagtgggaagcctgcttctccctctcccactccccctctctcactgtgtctcttttcaaattaaaaaaaaaattttttttcttaaaggaaaataaaagctaatATAGAACCCCAGGTTATAGGAAATCATAATttgctttaaatataattttcttaggAATAATGAAAACCAGCACATGAATCTGGTCGTGGGGGGGGGCTTATTCCTTATTCAtgaactctttatttatttattaaagattttatttatttatttgacagagatcacaagtaggcagagaggcaggcagagagagagagagaaggaagcaggccccctgctgagcagagagcccaatgcgggactcgatcccaggaccccgggatcatgacctgagccgaaaggcagaggctttaacctactgagccaccaggtgcccctcatcaacTCTTTAAATCCTAGGTGGATTAATCAAAGACCGGTAGTCTAGCTAGCATGCTAAGATAATTTGTTATCTTAACTTTTTATTACATACAGAAGCTGTCCGAGTATGAAAACACCCTGGTTGATCTTCAGCAGTGGATTCTAGcattgaagaaaattttttttaattagcaggTCTTATAATTTCAGTACCCCTGGCTAGCTCATTTTGTAGAACttgagactcttggtctcagggttgtgagttcaagtcccccaCATTGgagatagagatttttttttttaaggttttacaaTTTTAATCCTTGCTGTATTAGATCTGTTTCTTTAAACTGTATCATCAGAGGATCTAGAGGGCATATCTTCATTGTCTTGCCTTGTAATCTTAGTTGGTGATCTTCCCAGTTATTTCTGAAAATTCAACAACACACCTTTAAGTTACTAAGTAAGGATCCTTAACTAAGGCTCTGTGAATGGAAGTGTTGGACCCATTTGATTTTGTGTATTAGGAGAATGTATATGTTTTCCTTACAGGCTGTAATTTTCATGGGCATTTCACTAGGATTCTGTGCTCATCTGGTTAAGAACGTGCACTGTCGATGACTCTGCAGAGAACCCACAGAGATGAAAGCTTGAACAGGAAGGCTTTGGTTTGGATTGAGTCAAGGGAAGCAGTTCAGTATTTCTAAGGAATTGTTTTACAATTACTATTttgaatagtttttttaaaatattaaattctgaAATGTATTAATAAGATTTAATTACCTAGACAAcacttcttttatatatatttatatttgccccttaaaaaagtttttattctggggtgcctgggggagtcagtcagttgagtgtccgactcttggttctggctcaggtcatgatctcagggtcgtgaaatcgagccccgtgtggggctctgcactcatcaaggagtctgcttctcttcaccccaccccccaaccccaatcgcactgcactctctctctaaaataaatttttaaaaaatgtttattctgggatgcctaggtggttcagttagtaaagtgtctgcctttgccacaggtcatgatcccagggtcctgggatggagccccacatggggcttcctgctcagcagggagtctgcttctccctctgcctactctggctgctgctccccctgcttgtgctctctttctcttctctggcaaataaataaaatcttcagaaagatttaaaaaaagtttattctgggggcgcctgggtggctcagtgggttaagccgctgccttcggctcaggtcatgatctcagggtcctgggatcgagtcccgcatcgggctctctgctcaaggggagcctgctccccttcctctctctctgcctgcctctctgcctacttgtgatctctctctctctctctctctctctctctctctctctgtcaaataaataaataaataaatcttaaaaaaaaaaaaaaagaaaaaaagtttattctgaaataattttagacttaccgAAAGGTTACAAAGccagtacagagttcccatatacctttCATTCAGCCTTCCCTCTAGCGTTAACACATTAAATAGCCATAGTACAGCCCTCAAAACTAGGATAACATTGGTTCAGTGCTATTAACTAATCTGTGGCTCTTACACTAGAATTCCACCAGTTTCTCTATGAGTGTCAATTTTGGCTTCCAGGATTCACCGTTACATTTCAGTCGTTCTGTCTCAGTCCCCTCCGGCTTACGACACTGCATCGAGTCTCCTCTTCCCCAACTCACAACTGTCATTAGTCCGGAGGGCGCTGTTGACGGTGCTGTTCAGTGTGGGTTCGACTGAGCCTTTTCACGGTTAGATTGAGGTTGTACAGTCGGGCGGGACTATCACACGGGCCATGTTGTGCGCTTCCCAGAGCGTCCTGTCAGGGGTGCCTCCCGTCAGTTCTCAGTGTGTTCTCTACTTCTGGTGCTCTTAGCCAGGATTGCTTGGCAAACGTGTTGTCTGCCAGGATTCTCCGCACTAAAGTTACTATTGTTCCCCTTTATCTgggaggagagaatttgagaccATGTAAATATCTTCCCCTGTGATACTTTCTTCGATTTCAGCATCCATCAgtggttatttattttaaaatagctgtGTTCTGGAGTTGAAATCCCCTGAAGGGCTTCTTGACTTCTCTGAATAATTTGTAactgtttacttcttttttctttgtttccaggtATTTGACTGGAATGGTTGACAAAAGGACACTTGAGAAATATGAAAGAGAAGCTaaagagaagaacagagaaactTGGTATAGTAGACATTTACGGCACTATAAATTACAGTTAGGGAAGGACTGCCTGCTTAATGCTGTTGTCGTCTACTTAGTTATCTAAGTGTGTGAGGTCTGAAGTGGTGTCATAACAGAGGAGAGGTTTCCTTTCCCCTATACTACAGAGTAGATCAGCTCCTGCTGACCTCACAACTTGCATCTTTCAGTTAGCAAAAACAGGTACTAATAtaggtatttatttaattttttttaattttcaaattttttctgaCAGGGCTTTTATAAAAGGGAAGTGGCATCACATGAACTTTGAAAAATCAGGGGATACCCAGTAATTGACTGGATATTTGTAAAAGCTCCCAGGTGTTTGAATCACAGTAATAGAAGTTTCATTCTCTTGATTTTCATTTCAGTCTAGTCTtgtttgtgatttaaaaaaaaaaaaaaacggcttttttattcttaagtaatctctgtggggctcaaactcacaacccaagatcaagagatgTGTGCCCCACTgactaaaccagccaggcacccctgtcctgtTGATGATTTTAAGTGTATGCCGAACACAAGGCTGGATGTCATCATTACGCCTTTAGTGCTAGGGGAATATCTTAAAACCTTACGTTTTTAGCAATGTTAaccttattttcaaattatttcaggTATCTGTCTTGGGCCTTAGATACAAATCAGGAAGAACGAGACAAGGGTAAAACAGTAGAAGTGGGCCGTGCCtattttgaaacagaaaagaaacatttcacaATTCTGGATGCCCCTGGCCACAAGAGTTTTGTCCCGAATATGATAGGTGGTGCTTCTCAAGCTGATTTGGCCGTACTGGTAAGTATGACCTTGCCGGTTCACCTGCACATTTGTGAGCAGCCCCGCTCAGTGCTTGAGTTTATCCTCCCAAAGCTGAAGTGGAGGTTGGAGTGTGCTGTAAGACACAGTGACAAATTTCATTTTCGGCTCACTCATCTGCTCAAGAGATCTTCGTAATTGGATTCCCTTCGGAAAACGTGTTTCATCTTTTCTCTGCCATTGCTGTTACCTATGACTGTGTCAACTGTGTCAGAGTTTAGTACCCACTAAATGCCAGGCTGGGTCCACTTTGTACATACCGTGTGTGCCATGTGTGCAGAACTGAGTAAGAAATGATCTGTTTTCTTAAGGCCTCAGTTGTTTCACggggtggtttttgtttgttttgttactgtACCAGCACTGAATCACATACTTGTTTGAACTGCAACATAGATTTTGGAAGATGGGGGATCAGAAGAAACATTTACCGAAATCTGAAGCCAATTAGACATTGTGACATTCAAAAGCACGCAGGTTATAGCTCATGTACTGGTATTTCCTTGCAAAAAGCTTCTGACAACTGAAAGGAAAGCTGTTTCACTGCCCAGGGGGTATACCTGACTGAGTATGTAGGAATAAACTGTATTTCTTGGAATAGGTCATCTCTGCTCGGAAAGGAGAGTTTGAAACTGGATTTGAGAAAGGCGGACAGACGAGAGAACACGCAATGTTGGCAAAGACGGCGGGTGTGAAGCACTTGATTGTGCTTATTAATAAGATGGATGATCCAACGGTAAATTGGAGCAACGAGAGGTGAGCTTTGCCGTCGGACTAGCTCTTTGGCCGACGGACTAGTGTTTGCAGGCGTGGGAACGGAGTAAAGGGTGGTTTTGCTACCCTGTGCTTTTTTGCCCCCTCGGGTTTTTCTAAAACCTGAAGTTGTTTAATAATGAGCCTAGAGTCCACTTGCTTTATATTATGATTGagttatttataaatacttaCAGATATGAAGAATGTAAAGAGAAACTAGTGCCATTTTTGAAAAAAGTTGGCTTCAATCCCAAAAAGGACATTCACTTCATGCCATGCTCAGGACTGACGGGAGCAAATCTTAAAGAGCAGTCAGACTTTTGTCCTTGGTACACGTAAGTAACCTTTTCTCTTGTGGAAAAACTTTGTCTTTTCAAGTTATTTCAGAAAACGATGTAAGTAACTGTGGCTTTAAAAATAGCATcacctttgcttattttttaattgggttgtctttttgttactGTATTTTCACTTCTTGATGGTATCCTTTGAGGCGCaacaggttttaatttttatgaagtccagtttattttttgttctgttgGTTGCACTTTTGGTGTCAAACCTAGGAAAAACTCGCCTAATTCAGTCATGAAGACTTAGCCATATGTTTCTTCTAAGGTTATTAAAGTCTTAGTTCTTATGTTTAGatgtgtgtttcattttgaaagagtatcttaaaaaagctttttttgttgttgttgttaggtaAAGTCTTGCTTACTAGAGCTTTTCAAGTTTTCAAATTAGGAAGTGTGAGTCtttaaatttgttgttgtttttttcccaagaCTATTTcggctattctgggtcccttgaaTTTCTGTATGGACATTAGGATCAGCCTGTCACTTTGTGCCAAAAGGCAGCTGGGATTTTAATGGGGATTGTACTGAATCCGTAAATGAATTTGAGGACCGTTGCTCTCTTGGCAATAGTAAGCCTCCCAGTTCATgcactgtagtttttttttttttttttttttttttaagattttatttatttatcagagagagggggagagagagagcacaggcagacagaatggcaggcagaggcagagggagaagcaggctccccgctgagcaaggagcccgacgtgggactcgatcccaggacgctgggatcatgacctgagccgaaggcagctgcttaaccaactgagccacccaggcgtccccatgcaCTGTAGTTTtaaatgggaaattatttttatagatcCCTGATTTGAGAGCTGGAAAAGTCCATAAGAATTAAGCAATAGATTGTAGTCATTTCAGGggtacttgggtgactcagtcgattaagtgtcccaactttggctttcagctcaggtcatgatttcagggtcagaAGACCCGTCGGGCTGCTTGCTCAGcttggggtctgcttgagatattttctctccctctggccctcttcctctgctcactGTCTCTCCTTAAAAAGAATGTAGTCACTTTATTTCCAGATATAGGCCATTTGCTATAAAGGTTTTTTTATCTGTGGGGCtgttttgttacatttttgttttctgaggaaTGAAAGGGAGGAACCAGATAATAAATGGGGTCGGATGAGAAGAGTATGTGGATGGAAAGAATGTATTATAGCTGTGTTTTTCATCTAAAATTACAGTCTTAAAATTATGATACTCATGTTGATACTCTTTAATGGATATTGTTATGTTCTCAGTGGATTACCGTTTATTCCTTACCTGGATAATTTGCCAAACTTCAATAGATCAGTTGATGGACCAATCAGGCTGCCAATTGTGGATAAGTACAAGGTACCCAGAATGTTCAAGAGATTGGGAGGGAAATTATGGGAGGGGTCATTGATTTGTGTTTTGAGAAACAATCCTAATAATTGACAACATAGCGTGGATGTCTCTCTCTTAATAGCCTTATGTTATTTAGTGCTGTGGATGGATCATCATTTCATCAGCTGGCCTAGTTACTCAAGCTGTTATCCCAGTGAGCCAGTGGgcatttttttagagagaaagtcaAACAACTAAAGCTGCCGGACTGAAAGGATTTGCATAGTCATTGATGGATGTTGACCGATAGCCAtccaaaataccaccagcagtgtgtgagtGTGGCTTTTACCGTAGCCTCACCGACACTGGCTATtagtctttagaaaaataaactattattttGAACTGGATTttcaacttgtttttttaaaaacttttatcagTATGTAATACTTTGACTTCCTCAAAGAATTGATTATTTCATTAGCTCCATGCTAAATTTCTTAAACaagtatttttccaattttatacatgaggaagcaggctcagaaATTTTTGAGAGAACTCGAATTTAAATAATTGAGATCTTCATGTAAGATTTTATGCTGTTTCTGGTactgtgctgctttttttttttttttaaagatcttaggCATCCTTATTAGTACTAAAATTGCTTATACTAAtgacataatatattttttacctATCCTGTGTTTAGGATTAATTctaaccattctgacagttgAGCTAAAGATTTTCTGAGTAAGCTCCATAAGATTTCACTTGGGGTTGTTGAACTGTTGTAGAGTAGTAATAAaagtctttaactttttttttttttcacttttaaacagGATATGGGCACTGTGGTCCTGGGAAAGCTGGAATCAGGATCTATTTGTAAAGGCCAGCAGCTTGTGATGATGCCAAACAAGGTGAGAATTAGTAATGCTCTTTTTCATTTAGatgttctcttaaaaatattagcaaagagttataacttttgaaaaatgtagtgctttccattaaaaaaaaaaaacgtaaagTCTAGGattatgttttattaatattaagtACACAGTTTAGTACAGAAGATAAGGAGCTGTGTTATCCAGTAACAAATGGGGAAGAGCCAGTATTAGTACCACGTTAGAGCTAAAAGATGTATCCTCAAGAGAGTCTTACCTTCATTCTTCACCAGATGCAAGTAGAGCTCTGGAGTGGTTAAGTGACTTGTTTCTGTTAACATATTGGATTAGCAAAGTGAGCCCAGGATGAAAACTCAAGTTTAATCATGAtataatttgctttctttttctttttttaattcttaaaaaaagtttttataaagattttatttatccatttgagagagggaaagaaaacacaggtgtgggagaggggcggagggagagagaccaaCGGACTCCCCACGGAGAGGGGAgtgtgatgtggggctggatcccaggaccctgaaagtgggaccagagccaaagtcagacactcagccggctgagtcacccaggcgtccctgctttcttctctttttcttgtatTGTTACATTGGATACTATAAAATGTGCTCTATCTATACTCCTAATCTGTTTTGAGAGAAGAGAATGTGCCGTTATCATAAATGGGTTTTTTCTTagttctttcttcctgcctttttgTAATTTGTTTATTATGGAGGTGGGTTTCATTAAAACGCATGAAGTCTCCATGAACTGTTGCTTTGTGTTATTTTTGGCTGCTCGGTTGCTGATAATCATGTTACCTGTTTTTCAGAGGGGCCTTCTCTGACAGCTTCAAAGATGTTTATGTAGGAAACTAGGGCCTCAGCCATCAGAACCTCCAAATtaatagggcatctgggtggcccagtcagttgagtgtttgaTTTTTCGTTTTGGCTCATGttacaatctcagggtcttgggatccagccccacagtgggctctatatttagcacagagtctgcttcttatccctctctctgcccgtctcCAAGCTGTGtatgttctctccctctgaaataaatacatcttaaaaaaaaaaaaaaaaaaaaggattagaaaATGTATCCATTGTTAGGATAATGCTCAG
The sequence above is a segment of the Mustela lutreola isolate mMusLut2 chromosome 17, mMusLut2.pri, whole genome shotgun sequence genome. Coding sequences within it:
- the GSPT1 gene encoding eukaryotic peptide chain release factor GTP-binding subunit ERF3A isoform X1, yielding MDPGSGGGGGGGGGGSSSGSSSGSSSSDSAPDCWDQADMEAPGPGPCGGAGGPLAAAAATATAATEAQREHLSAAFSRQLNVNAKPFVPNVHAAEFVPSFLRGPAQQPPPPAGAAAPNHGAGSGAGGPPAPVEPSQEEQSLLCEGSNSAVSMELSEPVVENGETEMSPEESWEHKEEISEAELGGGSLGDGRPPEEGTQEMMEEEEEIPKPKSVVAPPGAPKKEHVNVVFIGHVDAGKSTIGGQIMYLTGMVDKRTLEKYEREAKEKNRETWYLSWALDTNQEERDKGKTVEVGRAYFETEKKHFTILDAPGHKSFVPNMIGGASQADLAVLVISARKGEFETGFEKGGQTREHAMLAKTAGVKHLIVLINKMDDPTVNWSNERYEECKEKLVPFLKKVGFNPKKDIHFMPCSGLTGANLKEQSDFCPWYTGLPFIPYLDNLPNFNRSVDGPIRLPIVDKYKDMGTVVLGKLESGSICKGQQLVMMPNKHNVEVLGILSDDVETDSVAPGENLKIRLKGIEEEEILPGFILCDLNNLCHSGRTFDAQIVIIEHKSIICPGYNAVLHIHTCIEEVEITALICLVDKKSGEKSKTRPRFVKQDQVCIARLRTAGTICLETFKDFPQMGRFTLRDEGKTIAIGKVLKLVPEKD
- the GSPT1 gene encoding eukaryotic peptide chain release factor GTP-binding subunit ERF3A isoform X2 gives rise to the protein MELSEPVVENGETEMSPEESWEHKEEISEAELGGGSLGDGRPPEEGTQEMMEEEEEIPKPKSVVAPPGAPKKEHVNVVFIGHVDAGKSTIGGQIMYLTGMVDKRTLEKYEREAKEKNRETWYLSWALDTNQEERDKGKTVEVGRAYFETEKKHFTILDAPGHKSFVPNMIGGASQADLAVLVISARKGEFETGFEKGGQTREHAMLAKTAGVKHLIVLINKMDDPTVNWSNERYEECKEKLVPFLKKVGFNPKKDIHFMPCSGLTGANLKEQSDFCPWYTGLPFIPYLDNLPNFNRSVDGPIRLPIVDKYKDMGTVVLGKLESGSICKGQQLVMMPNKHNVEVLGILSDDVETDSVAPGENLKIRLKGIEEEEILPGFILCDLNNLCHSGRTFDAQIVIIEHKSIICPGYNAVLHIHTCIEEVEITALICLVDKKSGEKSKTRPRFVKQDQVCIARLRTAGTICLETFKDFPQMGRFTLRDEGKTIAIGKVLKLVPEKD